Proteins from a genomic interval of Clostridium sp. M62/1:
- the grdC gene encoding glycine/sarcosine/betaine reductase complex component C subunit beta translates to MGGYPVLKGASYVLAVVPDMVLENGTTQTTEKIVNPDSEYLKELPKHLRSYEDAVSYLPNQIYIGNEKPEALRGIEFPFFNTKWENAKRDGKYGQIMPQDEFYGLMQICDVFELVYLEKNFAASVKEKLAAQDLLTEEQLALLDRNESTEEDIKALVENEHSEGLYDGGKLVGAVKRAHDVDVNLSAHTMLENIVAKASSVLALIELVKKAGVNPEDVDYVIDCCEEACGDMNQRGGGNFAKAAAEVAGFTNATGSDVRGFCAGPAHAIVHAAALVQCGAFKNVVVTAGGCTAKLGMNAKDHVKKGVPVLEDCVAGFSVLISANDGVNPVIRTDIVGRHTIGTGAAPQNVISSLVTAPLEAAGLKILDIDKYSPEMQNPDITKPAGAGDVPEANYKMIAALGVKKGELQRTEIASFVKDHGMVGWAPTQGHIPSGVPYMGPLRDEILAGETKRAMIIGKGSLFLGRMTNLFDGISFVVETNDGSGADEGQAVDEKQIKSMIGQAMREFAKGLLEE, encoded by the coding sequence ATGGGCGGATATCCTGTTTTAAAAGGTGCAAGCTATGTGCTTGCAGTCGTTCCGGATATGGTTCTTGAGAATGGAACAACACAGACTACAGAGAAGATTGTGAATCCTGATTCCGAATACTTAAAAGAGCTTCCTAAGCATTTAAGAAGCTATGAGGATGCAGTTTCCTACCTTCCAAACCAGATTTATATTGGAAATGAGAAGCCGGAGGCACTCAGAGGAATCGAGTTCCCATTTTTCAACACAAAGTGGGAGAATGCAAAGAGAGACGGCAAGTACGGCCAGATTATGCCGCAGGACGAGTTCTACGGACTGATGCAGATCTGCGATGTATTTGAGCTTGTATATCTTGAGAAGAACTTTGCCGCTTCCGTTAAGGAGAAATTAGCTGCTCAGGATCTCCTGACAGAGGAGCAGCTTGCTTTATTAGACAGAAACGAGAGCACAGAGGAAGACATCAAGGCTTTAGTAGAGAACGAGCACTCCGAGGGACTTTACGACGGCGGCAAGCTGGTAGGAGCTGTAAAGAGGGCTCACGATGTGGACGTAAACCTGTCTGCTCATACGATGCTCGAGAACATTGTTGCAAAGGCATCCAGCGTTCTGGCTCTGATCGAGTTAGTGAAGAAGGCCGGCGTGAATCCAGAGGATGTAGACTATGTCATCGACTGCTGCGAGGAGGCCTGCGGCGATATGAACCAGAGAGGCGGCGGAAACTTCGCAAAGGCAGCTGCTGAGGTAGCAGGCTTTACAAACGCAACAGGTTCCGACGTGAGAGGCTTCTGTGCAGGACCGGCCCATGCCATTGTCCATGCAGCAGCTCTGGTACAGTGCGGCGCATTCAAGAATGTAGTCGTAACAGCCGGAGGATGTACAGCTAAGCTGGGTATGAACGCTAAGGATCATGTGAAGAAGGGTGTTCCGGTACTGGAGGACTGTGTTGCAGGCTTCTCCGTATTAATCAGCGCAAACGACGGTGTGAACCCGGTTATCCGTACTGATATTGTCGGACGCCACACAATCGGAACAGGCGCTGCTCCTCAGAATGTAATTTCTTCCCTGGTAACAGCTCCTCTTGAGGCTGCCGGGCTGAAGATCCTGGATATTGACAAGTACTCACCTGAGATGCAGAATCCGGATATTACAAAGCCGGCAGGTGCAGGCGATGTTCCGGAGGCAAACTACAAGATGATCGCTGCTTTAGGCGTAAAGAAGGGCGAGCTTCAGAGAACAGAGATCGCATCCTTCGTTAAGGATCACGGTATGGTAGGCTGGGCTCCGACACAGGGACATATTCCGTCCGGCGTTCCGTACATGGGTCCGTTAAGAGACGAGATCCTGGCAGGCGAGACAAAGCGTGCCATGATTATCGGAAAGGGAAGCCTCTTCCTTGGAAGAATGACAAACCTGTTCGACGGTATTTCCTTCGTAGTAGAGACCAATGACGGTTCCGGCGCTGACGAGGGACAGGCTGTCGACGAGAAGCAGATTAAATCCATGATCGGCCAGGCCATGAGAGAATTCGCAAAGGGACTTCTGGAAGAGTAG
- the trxA gene encoding thioredoxin TrxA — translation MVDLTKENFEEEVLKAEGTVLVDFYGDGCVPCQALMPHIHAMEDVYGKDIKFTSLNTTKARRLAIGQKVLGLPVIAIYKGGEKVAECVKDDATPENVEAMIKANL, via the coding sequence ATGGTTGATTTAACTAAGGAAAACTTTGAAGAAGAAGTTTTAAAGGCAGAGGGAACTGTTTTAGTTGATTTCTACGGCGACGGCTGTGTTCCATGCCAGGCTTTAATGCCACATATCCACGCTATGGAGGATGTTTACGGAAAGGACATTAAGTTCACTTCCCTGAACACAACAAAGGCACGCCGTCTGGCTATCGGCCAGAAGGTATTAGGTCTTCCGGTTATCGCTATCTACAAGGGCGGCGAGAAGGTTGCTGAGTGCGTAAAGGATGACGCAACACCAGAGAATGTGGAGGCAATGATCAAGGCTAACCTGTAA
- the grdA gene encoding glycine/sarcosine/betaine reductase complex selenoprotein A encodes MAILNGKKAIIIGDRDGIPGPAIEECVKTAGAEVIYSSTECFVUTSAGAMDLENQKRVKDFAEQYGPENVVVILGAAEGEAAGLAAETVTAGDPTFAGPLAGVQLGLTVYHICEDEIKAEVDPGVYDDQISMMEMVMDVDDIHNEMSSIRDQYCKYL; translated from the coding sequence ATGGCAATTTTAAACGGTAAAAAAGCCATTATCATCGGCGACCGTGACGGAATTCCGGGCCCGGCTATTGAAGAGTGTGTCAAGACAGCCGGAGCTGAGGTTATTTATTCCTCTACGGAGTGCTTCGTCTGAACGTCCGCAGGTGCCATGGATCTGGAAAACCAGAAGAGAGTAAAAGATTTCGCAGAGCAGTATGGTCCGGAGAATGTAGTAGTAATTCTCGGAGCAGCAGAGGGTGAGGCAGCAGGCCTTGCCGCTGAAACTGTAACAGCAGGAGATCCGACTTTCGCAGGTCCTTTGGCAGGAGTCCAGTTGGGACTTACCGTATACCACATCTGTGAGGATGAAATCAAGGCAGAAGTAGATCCTGGTGTTTACGACGACCAGATCAGCATGATGGAGATGGTTATGGATGTCGATGATATCCACAACGAGATGTCTTCTATCCGTGATCAGTATTGTAAATACCTCTAA
- the grdB gene encoding glycine reductase complex selenoprotein B, with amino-acid sequence MGKLKFVHYINQFFANIGGEEKADYQPEVRDGAVGPGLAFNQAFGEEAEIIATVICGDSYFNENVDAATETVLNMIKEKAPDGVICGPAFNAGRYGVACGTVAAAVKEKLGLPVVTGMYKENPGADMYKTKVYICPTKNSAAGMRDAVKKMAPLALKLVKGEKIGSSKEDGYMPNGIRVNFFEDKPGAQRAVEMLVKKLNGKEYETEYPMPSFDRVAPGPAVKDMAHAKIALVTSGGIVPKGNPDHIESSSASKYGQYDIEGVMDLTEETYETAHGGYDPVYANQDADRVLPVDIVEEFIKEGKIGSLHKYFYTTVGNGTAVANASKFAKEIGQKLVDDHVDAVILTSTUGTCTRCGATMVKGIESYGIPVVHIATVVPISLTVGANRIVPAIAIPHPLGNPALSHEEEKEIRRKIVGKALEALQTPVDGQTVFEWK; translated from the coding sequence ATGGGAAAACTGAAATTTGTTCATTATATTAATCAGTTTTTCGCAAATATCGGCGGCGAGGAGAAAGCTGACTACCAGCCAGAGGTAAGAGACGGAGCTGTAGGCCCTGGTCTTGCATTCAATCAGGCATTTGGTGAGGAAGCTGAGATCATCGCTACAGTTATCTGCGGAGACTCTTACTTCAATGAGAACGTAGACGCAGCAACAGAGACTGTTCTCAATATGATCAAGGAGAAAGCACCGGACGGTGTTATCTGCGGTCCTGCATTCAACGCCGGACGTTACGGTGTTGCCTGCGGTACAGTTGCAGCAGCCGTTAAGGAGAAACTTGGACTTCCTGTTGTTACAGGTATGTACAAGGAGAACCCAGGTGCTGATATGTACAAGACAAAAGTATATATCTGCCCGACAAAGAACAGCGCAGCAGGCATGAGAGATGCTGTTAAGAAGATGGCTCCTCTGGCTCTTAAGCTGGTTAAGGGCGAGAAGATTGGTTCTTCCAAGGAAGACGGATATATGCCGAACGGCATCCGCGTAAACTTCTTCGAGGACAAGCCAGGCGCACAGCGTGCCGTTGAGATGCTTGTAAAGAAGTTAAACGGCAAGGAGTATGAGACAGAGTATCCGATGCCGAGCTTCGACCGTGTGGCTCCAGGACCGGCAGTTAAGGATATGGCTCACGCAAAGATCGCTTTAGTAACCTCCGGCGGTATCGTTCCGAAGGGCAACCCGGATCACATCGAGTCCTCCAGTGCTTCCAAGTACGGACAGTACGACATCGAGGGCGTTATGGATCTGACAGAGGAGACATACGAGACAGCACACGGCGGATACGATCCGGTATACGCTAACCAGGATGCAGACCGTGTTCTTCCGGTGGACATCGTTGAGGAGTTCATCAAGGAGGGCAAGATCGGAAGCCTTCACAAATATTTCTATACCACAGTTGGTAATGGAACAGCAGTAGCAAATGCAAGCAAGTTCGCTAAGGAGATCGGACAGAAACTGGTTGATGACCATGTTGACGCGGTTATCCTTACCTCTACCTGAGGTACCTGTACACGTTGCGGTGCAACGATGGTAAAAGGCATTGAGTCCTATGGAATTCCTGTAGTTCATATTGCGACAGTAGTTCCGATTTCTTTAACAGTTGGAGCAAACAGAATTGTTCCGGCCATTGCTATTCCTCATCCACTTGGAAACCCTGCTCTTTCCCACGAGGAAGAGAAAGAGATTAGAAGAAAGATCGTTGGAAAGGCTCTGGAAGCGTTACAGACTCCGGTTGACGGCCAGACGGTTTTTGAATGGAAGTAA
- a CDS encoding GrdX family protein: MYLLVTNNRLCFEKYRDRVRVDYLEDGSYLDVLVRARDYVQKGSRIETHPMAGSIKPNQTPFRSVLLSDRKMDGDEVIENELMIEDAVLMTKKFLSDRPVRKWDESIVNDFRQVDLELISGAIDRVV, encoded by the coding sequence ATGTATTTGCTAGTTACAAATAACCGTCTGTGTTTTGAAAAATACAGGGATAGAGTCAGGGTAGACTATCTGGAGGATGGATCCTATCTGGATGTGCTCGTGAGAGCCAGAGACTATGTCCAGAAAGGCAGCAGGATAGAGACGCATCCGATGGCTGGAAGCATCAAGCCGAATCAGACGCCGTTCCGCTCTGTACTTTTGTCTGACAGAAAAATGGATGGCGATGAAGTCATTGAAAATGAACTGATGATTGAGGATGCGGTGCTTATGACAAAAAAATTCCTCAGTGATCGTCCGGTGAGAAAATGGGATGAGTCGATTGTAAACGATTTCAGACAGGTCGATTTGGAACTGATCAGCGGGGCCATTGACCGGGTTGTCTGA
- the trxB gene encoding thioredoxin-disulfide reductase, with the protein MGKIYDVIILGAGPGGLAAGLYSGRYRLDTLVIEKAKDGGQIAITDEIENYPGQMVDGESGPSLIERMTKQVEKFGAERVTDTINKVELEGPIKKLYGTNGEYECKCLIIATGAYPRPIGCKREGEFVGKGVSFCATCDANFFEDFEVFVVGGGDSAVEEAMYLTKFARKVTIIHRRDELRAAKSIQEKAFKNPKLHFMWDTVVDGLEGDGLLSAMTVKNVKTGEITRIEADPDDGMFGVFGFIGYIPRTDLFEGMLDMENGYIKTDDNMHTNIPGVFAAGDVRVKSLRQVVTAAADGAIAAQQAEKYISEME; encoded by the coding sequence ATGGGCAAGATTTATGACGTAATCATTTTAGGTGCTGGTCCGGGAGGACTGGCTGCCGGTCTGTACTCTGGAAGATACCGCCTGGACACTCTCGTGATTGAGAAGGCAAAGGACGGCGGACAGATCGCCATTACAGACGAAATTGAAAACTATCCTGGACAGATGGTAGATGGAGAGAGCGGCCCATCCTTAATCGAGCGTATGACAAAGCAGGTTGAGAAGTTCGGCGCAGAGCGCGTGACAGACACTATCAACAAAGTTGAGCTGGAAGGCCCGATTAAGAAGCTTTATGGAACCAACGGCGAATACGAGTGCAAGTGCCTGATCATTGCAACCGGCGCATATCCGCGTCCAATCGGCTGCAAGAGAGAGGGCGAGTTCGTGGGCAAGGGAGTTTCCTTCTGCGCTACTTGTGACGCCAACTTCTTCGAGGACTTTGAGGTATTCGTAGTAGGCGGCGGAGATTCTGCCGTTGAGGAGGCTATGTACCTGACAAAGTTTGCCAGAAAGGTAACCATCATCCACAGAAGAGACGAGCTGCGCGCTGCCAAGTCCATCCAGGAGAAGGCATTCAAGAATCCGAAACTGCACTTCATGTGGGATACAGTTGTTGACGGTCTTGAGGGTGACGGACTTCTGTCTGCCATGACTGTAAAGAACGTGAAGACAGGTGAGATCACAAGAATTGAGGCAGATCCGGATGACGGAATGTTCGGTGTATTCGGATTTATCGGATACATACCGAGAACTGATCTGTTTGAGGGTATGCTTGACATGGAAAACGGCTATATTAAGACCGATGACAACATGCATACCAATATTCCGGGCGTTTTTGCGGCAGGAGATGTCCGGGTTAAGTCATTAAGACAGGTAGTAACAGCAGCTGCTGACGGTGCCATCGCTGCCCAGCAGGCTGAAAAATATATTTCCGAGATGGAATGA
- a CDS encoding glycine/sarcosine/betaine reductase component B subunit, protein MKLELGIIPVKDIQFGPESKVENGVIYVNADELKALLLEDENLKSVELDIARPGESVRIMPVKDVIEPRVKVSGEGAMFPGMISKVATVGSGRTNVLRGSAVVTTGKIVGFQEGIIDMCGTGAEYTPFSKLNNLVVICEPADGIEKHAHEKAVRMAGLKAADYVGKLAKDIEAEEIETYETEDVKEGIEKYPNLPRVAYVLMLQSQGLMHDTYVYGVDMKQSLPTIINPTETMDGAILSGNCVSACDKNTSYHHLNNPVIKSLFEQHGKTLNFVGVIITNENVYLADKMRSSDWTSKLCKWLGVDGAIVSQEGFGNPDTDLIMNCKKIEAQGVKTVIITDEYAGRDGASQSLADADAAADAVVTGGNANMVITLEPKDRVIGYPEVADIIAGGFDGSLQADGSIVAELQVITGATNEMGFNKLSAR, encoded by the coding sequence ATGAAACTTGAATTAGGGATTATTCCCGTAAAAGACATCCAGTTTGGTCCGGAGTCCAAAGTGGAGAATGGAGTTATCTATGTGAATGCAGATGAGTTAAAGGCTCTTCTTCTTGAGGATGAGAACCTGAAATCTGTAGAGCTTGACATTGCGAGACCAGGTGAGAGTGTCCGCATTATGCCTGTAAAGGATGTTATTGAGCCAAGAGTTAAAGTAAGCGGAGAGGGAGCTATGTTCCCGGGTATGATTTCCAAGGTTGCCACTGTTGGAAGCGGAAGGACAAACGTTCTTCGCGGGTCCGCTGTTGTCACAACAGGAAAGATCGTTGGTTTCCAGGAGGGAATCATCGATATGTGCGGAACTGGCGCAGAGTATACGCCATTCTCCAAGTTAAACAACCTGGTTGTTATCTGTGAGCCGGCTGACGGAATCGAGAAACACGCTCACGAGAAGGCTGTCCGCATGGCAGGATTAAAGGCTGCTGACTATGTTGGAAAGCTGGCTAAGGACATCGAGGCTGAGGAGATTGAGACATATGAGACAGAGGACGTTAAGGAAGGAATCGAGAAGTATCCGAACCTGCCGAGAGTCGCATATGTATTAATGCTTCAGAGCCAGGGACTTATGCACGACACCTATGTATACGGTGTTGACATGAAGCAGTCCCTGCCGACTATCATCAATCCGACAGAGACCATGGACGGCGCTATCTTAAGCGGTAACTGTGTATCTGCATGCGATAAGAATACATCCTACCATCACTTAAACAATCCGGTTATCAAATCCTTATTTGAGCAGCACGGAAAGACTTTAAACTTCGTAGGTGTTATCATCACAAACGAGAACGTATACCTGGCTGACAAGATGCGTTCCTCTGACTGGACATCCAAGCTGTGCAAGTGGTTAGGCGTTGACGGCGCTATCGTTTCCCAGGAGGGATTCGGAAACCCGGATACAGACCTTATCATGAACTGCAAGAAGATCGAGGCTCAGGGCGTTAAGACTGTTATCATCACAGATGAGTATGCAGGACGCGACGGCGCTTCCCAGTCCTTAGCAGATGCAGACGCAGCAGCTGATGCAGTTGTTACAGGCGGAAACGCAAACATGGTTATCACACTGGAGCCGAAGGACAGAGTTATCGGATATCCTGAGGTTGCAGATATTATTGCAGGCGGATTCGACGGAAGCCTTCAGGCTGACGGCTCTATCGTAGCAGAGCTTCAGGTTATCACCGGAGCAACCAACGAGATGGGCTTCAACAAGTTAAGCGCTAGATAG